One genomic window of Rhizomicrobium sp. includes the following:
- a CDS encoding universal stress protein, whose protein sequence is MSEPDRKRKFLVVVDKTPECRIAVRFAARRAQHTGGRVTLLCVAQPADFQQWRGVEEIMKDEARQEAEGLIYGAAKTVNELAGIIPELVLGEGRPTEALLELVKSDKDISILVLASSTAKDGPGPLVALFAGGVQSIPVTIVPGNFTDAKIDALA, encoded by the coding sequence ATGAGCGAGCCCGACCGCAAGCGCAAATTCCTCGTCGTCGTGGACAAGACGCCGGAATGCCGGATCGCCGTGCGCTTCGCGGCGCGCCGCGCCCAGCACACCGGCGGCCGCGTCACGCTGCTCTGCGTCGCCCAGCCCGCCGACTTCCAGCAATGGCGCGGTGTCGAGGAGATCATGAAGGACGAGGCGCGCCAGGAAGCCGAAGGCCTGATCTACGGCGCCGCCAAGACCGTCAACGAACTGGCCGGCATCATCCCCGAACTGGTACTCGGCGAGGGCCGTCCGACCGAGGCGCTGCTGGAACTCGTCAAATCCGACAAGGACATCTCCATCCTCGTGCTGGCCTCGAGCACCGCGAAGGACGGCCCCGGCCCGCTGGTGGCGCTGTTCGCCGGCGGCGTCCAATCGATCCCCGTCACCATCGTCCCGGGCAATTTCACCGACGCGAAGATCGACGCCCTCGCTTGA
- a CDS encoding thermonuclease family protein produces MNAYVVRVIDGDTFEASADIWLDQQISIRVRIAGIDAPELRARCDAERKGAEAARDYLARRIEGGDVKLSAVRYDKFGGRVDAVVADGGGDIAHAMIRARLARAYAGGRRDGWCG; encoded by the coding sequence GTGAACGCCTACGTGGTCCGGGTGATCGACGGCGACACCTTCGAGGCGTCCGCCGACATCTGGCTGGACCAGCAGATCTCCATCCGCGTCCGCATCGCGGGCATCGACGCGCCGGAGCTGCGGGCGCGCTGCGACGCCGAGCGCAAGGGCGCCGAGGCCGCGCGGGACTATCTCGCCCGCCGCATCGAAGGCGGCGACGTGAAGCTCAGCGCCGTGCGCTACGACAAGTTCGGCGGCCGGGTCGACGCGGTGGTGGCCGATGGCGGCGGCGACATCGCGCACGCGATGATCCGCGCCCGCCTCGCCCGCGCCTATGCCGGCGGCCGCCGCGACGGCTGGTGCGGCTGA
- a CDS encoding twin transmembrane helix small protein, with protein MNGKIAVGIAIAVVFGVLLAGLYTLWKGGAVSATWSNRLMRLRVLAQFIAIVIIMTVLYFSHK; from the coding sequence ATGAACGGAAAGATCGCCGTCGGTATCGCCATCGCCGTGGTGTTCGGCGTGTTGCTGGCCGGGCTCTACACGCTCTGGAAGGGCGGCGCGGTCTCGGCCACCTGGTCGAACCGGCTGATGCGGCTGCGCGTGCTGGCGCAGTTCATCGCCATCGTCATCATCATGACGGTGCTGTATTTCAGCCATAAATAG